One part of the Anguilla anguilla isolate fAngAng1 chromosome 11, fAngAng1.pri, whole genome shotgun sequence genome encodes these proteins:
- the mfsd4ab gene encoding major facilitator superfamily domain-containing protein 4B yields MLVDERLWTLFKRNCQHTLTYWSVFFSFGLCIAFLGPTILDLRCQTQSTLKEITWVFFSQQFCLLIGSTIGGAFKKTLLCALSALFLSSLMISVIFAIIPLCHNVLLLAVAMAVAGLAMGIIDTIANIQLVKIYQKDSAVFLQALHFFIGFGALVSPLIADPFLSETNCVGGNMTENMTEIMHHLRNTLSGAGGHSHNVSQYSLPTEGEVTTSVSYAFWIMALINLPVPIAVFVLMYRERLVPWCGSSDPRLLDRDELALETQGGAEQEPEDKDADAGGHGDLFSCCQNDNLRGLPPSFFGIHILGGLVLFMTDGIVGAYAGFVYTYAVSPPMALAHKTAGYLASVFWAAITAGRLVSIPLSYRFPPVRLLTVNLAGVITTVLLLLIFYTSSVFLFVGTSLLGLFLSSIFPCMLAYTEDILEYQGCATTVLVTSAGMGEMVMQVLVGSVIHSEGSYSFLLCGMIIGCIGFILFFGLLLFHRMHKNYLTGTSKKTAMVEEPVTDCVKQ; encoded by the exons ATGCTGGTGGACGAGCGTCTTTGGACTCTCTTCAAACGGAACTGTCAGCACACCCTGACGTACTGGAGCGTGTTCTTCAGCTTCGGACTGTGCATAGCCTTCCTCGGTCCCACGATCCTGGACCTGCGGTGTCAGACGCAGTCCACTCTGAAGGAAATAACGTGGGTGTTCTTTTCCCAGCAGTTCTGTTTGCTCATCGGCAGCACGATCGGAGGCGCCTTCAAGAAAAC gttgCTATGCGCCCTGTCGgcgctcttcctctcctccctgatGATCTCGGTCATCTTCGCCATCATCCCGCTCTGCCACAACGTGCTGCTCCTGGCCGTCGCCATGGCTGTGGCGGGCCTGGCCATGGGCATCATCGACACCATCGCCAACATCCAGCTGGTCAAGATCTACCAGAAGGACTCCGCCGTCTTCCTTCAG GCTCTGCACTTCTTCATCGGGTTCGGGGCTCTGGTCAGCCCGCTGATCGCCGACCCCTTCCTGTCCGAGACCAACTGCGTGGGCGGCAACATGACGGAGAACATGACGGAGATCATGCACCACCTGAGGAACACGCTCTCCGGCGCGGGGGGCCACTCCCACAACGTGTCCCAGTACTCGCTGCCCACCGAGGGGGAGGTGACCACCAGCGTGTCCTACGCCTTCTGGATCATGGCCCTGATAAAC CTGCCCGTGCCCATTGCGGTTTTCGTGCTGATGTACCGGGAGCGGCTGGTCCCCTGGTGTGGCAGCAGCGACCCCCGCCTGCTGGACCGGGACGAGCTGGCCCTGGAGACCCAGGGCGGGGCGGAGCAGGAGCCCGAGGATAAGGACGCGGATGCCGGGG GACACGGGGACCTGTTCAGTTGTTGTCAGAATGATAACTTGCGGGGCCTGCCGCCCTCTTTTTTCGGGATCCACATTCTGGGGGGGCTGGTCCTCTTCATGACGGACGGGATTGTG GGGGCGTACGCTGGCTTTGTGTACACCTACGCTGTGTCTCCTCCCATGGCGCTGGCGCACAAGACGGCGGGCTACCTGGCCAGCGTCTTCTGGGCGGCCATCACCGCCGGGCGCCTGGTGTCCATCCCGCTGTCCTATCGCTTCCCGCCTGTTCGGCTGCTCACCGTCAACCTG GCTGGTGTGATCACCACAGTGTTGTTGCTGCTCATCTTCTACACCAGCAGTGTGTTCCTGTTTGTGGGGACGTCCCTGTTGGGCCTGTTCCTCAGCAGCATCTTCCCCTGCATGCTGGCCTACACCGAGGACATCCTGGAGTACCAAG GATGTGCCACCACAGTCCTGGTCACCAGCGCTGGGATGGGGGAGATGGTAATGCAGGTTCTGGTGGGATCG gtcaTTCACAGTGAGGGCAGCTACAGCTTCCTGTTGTGTGGGATGATCATCGGCTGCATCGGATTCATACTCTTCTTTGGTCTGCTGCTTTTCCACAGAATGCACAAGAACTACCTCacag GTACATCGAAAAAGACAGCCATGGTGGAGGAACCGGTCACAGACTGTGTGAAGCAGTGA